A window of Argopecten irradians isolate NY chromosome 1, Ai_NY, whole genome shotgun sequence contains these coding sequences:
- the LOC138314970 gene encoding gamma-aminobutyric acid receptor-associated protein, which translates to MKWEYKEEHPFEKRRAEGEKIRKKYPDRVPVIVEKAPKARVGDLDKKKYLVPSDLTVGQFYFLIRKRIHLRPEDALFFFVNNVIPPTSATMGSLYQEHHEEDFFLYIAYSDESVYGQ; encoded by the exons ATGAAGTGGGAATACAAAGAAGAGCATCCATTCGAGAAACGAAGAGCAGAAGGAGAGAAAATCAGAAAGAAGTATCCCGATCGAGTTCCC GTGATTGTGGAAAAGGCACCCAAGGCTAGAGTTGGTGATTTAGACAAAAAGAAATATCTGGTTCCCTCTGATCTGACTGTTGGACagttttatttcttaattagaAAACGGATACACCTCAGGCCAGAGGACGCTCTTTTCTTCTTCGTTAACAATGTGATCCCTCCAACAAGTGCAACAATGGGGTCATTGTACCAG gaACACCATGAGGAGGACTTTTTCCTGTACATTGCCTACAGTGATGAGAGTGTGTACGGACAATGA